The Rickettsiales bacterium DNA segment TGCTAATAGAAGCTCAAGAATTTCAGGTGCAGAGATAATTGATTACAACAATTATTCTGATAAAATGCTTGAGTGCAATATTGTTTATTTAAGCAAAAAGCTTGGAAAAGGTAATATTGAGTTTATTCTCAAAAAACTAAAACCAAACCTTGATAGAGTTATTACAATGTCTGATTATGATAATTTTATTCAAAATTACGGCGGAACGGTTGAATTTTTTAAGGTGGATAATGAATATAGATTTGCAATAAACTCTTATCAAAAAGTTAAAAAA contains these protein-coding regions:
- a CDS encoding YfiR/HmsC family protein; the protein is MLIFRIIIILFLLLANNFGYAFANPKLFQIKAFQVYRISNYLAYENNVKQICLVGDRTIRSGFTTFANRSSRISGAEIIDYNNYSDKMLECNIVYLSKKLGKGNIEFILKKLKPNLDRVITMSDYDNFIQNYGGTVEFFKVDNEYRFAINSYQKVKKSIIVSSKLMEAADRLY